A region of Maribacter algicola DNA encodes the following proteins:
- a CDS encoding AraC family transcriptional regulator has protein sequence MKVLPFKIPKPRNEALVYQVDREEAFYDQLHQHGEIQISYIPQGEGTLIVGDSINEYKAHDILVIGGFVPHVFKSDTVASPRSEMHTLFFDLHSFGKDFFEIADLSLTKEFFKKSELGMRVLSNTQQIIGEFHKLASQNKVEQIATLLTIISLVTKSKTASLSSFVYKKSFSDDEGKRMNNVYKYAMEQYSEPISLEEISTVANMSRNAFCRYFKKRTNKTFFQFLIEIRIENACKLIVNKPELSISLVSEECGFNNIANFNRKFKELKGCSPTQYRTRF, from the coding sequence TTGAAAGTTTTACCGTTTAAAATTCCTAAACCTAGAAATGAAGCCCTTGTTTACCAAGTGGATAGGGAAGAGGCATTTTATGACCAACTGCATCAACATGGAGAAATACAGATAAGTTATATTCCCCAAGGCGAAGGTACTTTGATAGTCGGAGATTCAATAAATGAATACAAAGCGCACGATATTCTAGTCATTGGGGGCTTTGTGCCCCACGTTTTTAAGAGCGATACGGTTGCTTCTCCCAGATCGGAAATGCATACGCTCTTTTTTGACTTACATTCCTTTGGGAAGGATTTTTTTGAAATTGCGGACCTTTCGCTGACCAAAGAATTTTTTAAAAAATCTGAGTTGGGCATGAGGGTGCTTAGCAATACACAACAGATTATAGGAGAATTCCATAAACTAGCTTCCCAGAACAAAGTGGAACAGATAGCTACGTTGCTAACGATTATCAGTCTTGTAACAAAATCGAAAACGGCTTCCTTATCTTCTTTTGTCTATAAAAAATCTTTTTCCGATGATGAGGGAAAACGAATGAACAATGTGTACAAATATGCAATGGAACAGTATAGCGAGCCTATTAGTCTGGAAGAAATTTCAACTGTGGCCAACATGAGCCGCAATGCATTTTGTCGCTATTTTAAGAAGCGAACCAATAAAACATTTTTTCAATTTTTAATTGAAATAAGGATAGAGAATGCTTGTAAGCTAATTGTAAACAAACCAGAACTATCCATCTCATTGGTTTCCGAAGAATGTGGGTTCAATAACATTGCTAACTTCAACAGAAAGTTCAAGGAACTAAAGGGGTGTTCCCCAACGCAGTATCGCACACGGTTCTAA
- a CDS encoding RagB/SusD family nutrient uptake outer membrane protein has translation MKNIRNKVATLKTKISILAVCALFVPIGCTDLEEEVFSEVTESSFVPSESDIVSVMASAYTPMRYVMGWQGWFDLQEEPADMFITPTRPNGWDDGGTYKRMHFHEWSSTQWQPRNTWINCFNGINSANRVILQIESEQLPVSAEQATSIISEMRALRALYYSMLVDSHGNVPIIASYGDDLPVQSSREEVYNFIVSELTEVIPSLTETVDTSTYGRMTKWAAYHVLARVYLNSEVYAGTTNWDKVIDACNEIIDSGAFQLSESYSDIFSTDNESNSELVFAIPYDQIFAGQWNAHMKMLLPDHRLVFGMQAQPWGGSSCNPQFIDSYSPTDKRLSDTWLMGDQLSASDGSVVMTLVKEMPSIYDCDFTDGFRCGKYEIEPGATGGLSVDFPFLRYTDVLMMKAEALLRTGSSDEAASIVTQVRARSFDDLADATVTGAELEGDTTVQYGTLAEDGTIADAGDQATVPYGRFLDELGWEFAGEARRRTDLIRFGVYQTKSWYNHTPKGDYTTIFPIGLEELNTNSNLSQNPGY, from the coding sequence ATGAAAAATATAAGAAACAAAGTGGCTACACTTAAAACTAAAATATCGATCCTAGCGGTTTGTGCATTGTTTGTACCCATAGGGTGTACCGATTTGGAGGAGGAAGTATTCTCAGAAGTGACGGAATCATCATTTGTTCCCTCGGAATCTGATATAGTATCGGTCATGGCATCGGCCTATACCCCAATGCGCTATGTAATGGGCTGGCAAGGTTGGTTTGACCTACAGGAAGAACCAGCCGATATGTTCATTACCCCTACACGACCTAACGGTTGGGACGATGGCGGCACCTATAAAAGAATGCATTTTCATGAATGGAGTTCAACACAATGGCAGCCTAGAAATACATGGATCAACTGTTTTAACGGTATCAATAGCGCCAACAGGGTAATTTTACAAATAGAATCAGAACAACTGCCGGTTAGTGCAGAGCAGGCTACTTCCATTATTTCTGAAATGAGGGCCCTAAGGGCACTATACTATTCTATGTTGGTAGATTCTCACGGCAACGTGCCCATCATAGCCAGTTATGGGGACGACCTGCCCGTTCAAAGCTCACGTGAAGAAGTATACAACTTTATTGTAAGTGAGCTGACGGAAGTTATCCCTAGCCTTACCGAAACAGTGGATACCAGTACCTATGGCCGTATGACCAAATGGGCCGCTTATCATGTACTGGCAAGGGTTTACCTAAACTCGGAAGTATATGCAGGTACTACTAATTGGGACAAGGTCATAGATGCATGCAACGAAATAATAGACAGTGGCGCTTTCCAATTGTCCGAAAGTTATTCCGATATTTTTAGTACCGATAATGAGAGCAATAGCGAATTGGTCTTTGCCATTCCCTACGATCAAATATTTGCGGGACAATGGAACGCCCATATGAAGATGTTACTTCCGGACCACAGACTGGTCTTTGGTATGCAAGCACAACCTTGGGGCGGTTCTAGCTGTAACCCACAATTCATTGATAGCTATTCCCCGACCGATAAACGTTTGTCCGATACTTGGTTAATGGGCGATCAGTTAAGTGCCTCTGATGGTAGCGTGGTCATGACATTGGTAAAGGAAATGCCCAGTATTTACGATTGTGATTTTACAGATGGTTTTAGATGTGGCAAGTATGAGATAGAACCTGGTGCTACCGGGGGCCTTAGCGTAGATTTTCCGTTTTTAAGGTATACCGATGTGTTGATGATGAAAGCAGAGGCATTGCTTAGGACGGGCAGTAGTGATGAGGCTGCATCAATTGTCACCCAAGTACGTGCACGTTCATTTGACGACCTTGCCGATGCAACCGTAACGGGTGCAGAACTGGAAGGGGACACAACGGTACAATATGGAACCTTGGCAGAGGACGGCACTATAGCCGATGCCGGAGACCAAGCAACCGTACCTTACGGACGTTTTTTGGATGAACTGGGATGGGAATTTGCCGGTGAGGCCAGAAGGAGAACAGACTTGATAAGATTTGGGGTATACCAAACCAAAAGTTGGTATAACCATACTCCAAAAGGAGACTATACCACCATATTCCCAATTGGTTTGGAAGAATTGAATACCAATTCTAACCTAAGCCAAAACCCTGGATATTAA